From the genome of Mycetocola spongiae, one region includes:
- a CDS encoding 3-hydroxyacyl-CoA dehydrogenase NAD-binding domain-containing protein, whose protein sequence is MREYSGIDFQPLVDASPDEVVTHSFVRDITLESGKIFALITLDNGRDHTRPNTFGARTLIELGGVLDALTERAARGEIAGVGVTGKPFILAAGADLSRVDDLNSHEVARMLPQLGHSVFHKLSTLGVPSFTFINGLALGGGLEIGLNSDYRAVDATAAGIGLPEVFLGLIPGWGGSWLLPNLIGIENALKVIIENPLKMNRMLKPAQVLELGIADALFDSATFLESSLRWASRVIEGTEKVERKNKPGKMERLAKWDIAIGIARKTLESKIGTEPVAPYLALDLLKAAKNTTREEGFLLEDEALSRLIAGDQFRASIYAFNLVQKRAKRPAGAPDKALARRVTKVGVIGAGLMASQFALLFVRRLKVPVIITDLDQARVDKGLDYIRGEISALAEKGRISADEANRLASLIHGTTDKADFADCSWVIEAVFEELEIKQNVFADIEKYVSEDTILATNTSSLSVEKIGAKLAHPERLVGFHFFNPVAVMPLIEVVRAPATNDATLSTAMVTAKNLRKNAVITRDTPGFVVNRVLAVLLGEAMRAVDAGTSFETVDRALAPLGLPMSPSALLDLVGLKVGAHVLDTHAQAFPERFYTSENLHRLADYGTLLEKDARGKVKGFDKGALKLVAGGKNPVPAEEILRRVQDGLAVEIHLMLEDDVVHAAEDIDLCLILGAGWPFIDGGVTPYLDRVGASERTFGGSFHTPQIRGL, encoded by the coding sequence ATGCGCGAATACTCCGGTATCGACTTTCAGCCGCTCGTGGACGCCTCCCCCGATGAGGTGGTCACCCATAGCTTTGTGCGTGATATCACCCTGGAATCGGGTAAGATCTTCGCGCTGATCACGCTTGATAATGGGCGCGACCATACCCGCCCGAATACCTTTGGTGCCCGCACACTCATCGAGCTCGGCGGGGTATTGGATGCGCTCACCGAGCGCGCGGCCCGCGGGGAAATCGCCGGCGTGGGCGTCACGGGTAAGCCGTTTATCCTGGCCGCCGGTGCCGATCTGAGCCGCGTGGACGACCTCAACAGCCACGAGGTTGCACGCATGCTGCCGCAGCTTGGCCACTCGGTTTTCCATAAGCTCTCCACGCTTGGTGTGCCCTCGTTCACGTTTATCAACGGCCTTGCCCTCGGCGGCGGCCTGGAGATCGGCCTGAACTCCGATTACCGCGCGGTGGATGCCACCGCCGCGGGCATCGGCCTGCCCGAGGTTTTCCTGGGGCTCATCCCCGGCTGGGGTGGCTCCTGGTTGCTGCCCAACCTGATCGGCATCGAGAACGCCCTGAAGGTCATCATCGAAAACCCGCTCAAGATGAACCGCATGCTGAAGCCGGCCCAGGTGCTGGAGCTCGGCATCGCCGATGCGCTCTTTGACTCGGCCACGTTCCTCGAGTCCTCGCTGCGCTGGGCTTCGCGCGTGATCGAGGGCACCGAGAAGGTGGAGCGTAAAAATAAGCCCGGCAAGATGGAGCGCCTGGCCAAATGGGATATCGCCATCGGCATTGCCCGCAAAACGCTCGAATCCAAGATCGGCACGGAGCCCGTGGCCCCGTATCTGGCCCTCGACCTCCTCAAGGCGGCCAAAAACACCACGCGCGAGGAGGGATTCCTCCTCGAGGACGAGGCGCTCTCGCGGCTCATCGCGGGAGACCAGTTCCGGGCGTCGATCTACGCGTTTAACCTTGTCCAGAAGCGCGCCAAGCGCCCCGCGGGTGCCCCCGATAAGGCGCTTGCCCGCCGGGTCACCAAGGTGGGTGTGATCGGTGCGGGCCTGATGGCCAGCCAGTTTGCCCTGCTCTTTGTGCGTCGACTTAAGGTGCCGGTGATCATCACCGACCTGGATCAGGCGCGCGTGGATAAGGGCCTCGACTATATCCGCGGCGAGATTTCTGCGCTCGCGGAAAAGGGCCGCATCTCGGCGGATGAGGCAAACCGCCTCGCCTCGCTCATTCATGGCACCACCGATAAGGCCGATTTTGCCGATTGCAGCTGGGTGATCGAGGCGGTGTTTGAGGAGCTGGAGATCAAGCAGAACGTCTTTGCCGATATCGAAAAATACGTCTCCGAGGACACCATCCTCGCCACCAATACGTCCTCACTCTCGGTCGAGAAGATCGGCGCGAAGCTTGCGCATCCCGAGCGCCTCGTGGGCTTCCACTTCTTCAACCCGGTGGCCGTGATGCCACTGATCGAGGTGGTGCGGGCCCCGGCCACCAACGATGCCACGCTCTCCACCGCGATGGTCACCGCCAAAAACCTCCGCAAAAACGCCGTGATCACCCGCGATACCCCCGGGTTTGTGGTTAACCGCGTGCTCGCCGTGCTCCTGGGCGAGGCGATGCGCGCGGTGGACGCCGGCACATCCTTCGAGACCGTGGACCGCGCGCTGGCCCCGCTGGGCCTGCCGATGTCGCCCTCGGCGCTGCTTGACCTGGTGGGCCTGAAGGTGGGCGCCCATGTGCTGGATACCCATGCGCAGGCCTTCCCCGAGCGTTTTTATACCTCGGAGAACCTGCATCGCCTCGCCGATTATGGCACGCTCCTGGAGAAGGACGCCCGGGGCAAGGTCAAGGGCTTTGATAAGGGTGCGCTCAAGCTTGTCGCGGGGGGCAAAAACCCGGTTCCCGCCGAGGAGATTCTGCGTCGTGTGCAGGACGGCCTCGCGGTGGAGATCCACCTGATGCTAGAGGACGACGTGGTACACGCCGCGGAGGACATCGACCTCTGCCTCATCCTGGGTGCCGGTTGGCCATTTATCGACGGCGGCGTCACCCCGTATCTGGACCGGGTGGGGGCCAGCGAACGCACGTTCGGCGGCTCGTTCCACACGCCGCAGATCCGCGGCCTCTAG
- a CDS encoding DUF3000 domain-containing protein, whose amino-acid sequence MSESVADPDIPGIFQDALRSIRSVEIRPELVVQEIPAPENLAPYSFALAAEVLGATRPDGSEHGQGRFVLLYDPAEPEAWGSAFRVICFVQAPIEQEMGVDPFVASVAWSWLIDALNGRDAKFGAASGTATKVISTGFGELAAQGDGSQLELRASWSPHESRLDAHVEGWGELLCMLAGLPPTEEGVTMINSRRSARG is encoded by the coding sequence GTGAGTGAGTCAGTAGCGGATCCGGATATCCCCGGCATCTTTCAGGATGCCCTTCGGTCCATCCGCAGCGTTGAGATACGACCGGAACTCGTGGTGCAGGAAATTCCGGCCCCGGAGAACCTAGCCCCCTATTCCTTCGCGCTGGCCGCCGAGGTGCTTGGCGCCACCCGCCCCGATGGTTCCGAGCACGGGCAGGGCCGCTTTGTTCTCCTCTATGACCCCGCCGAGCCCGAGGCCTGGGGCAGCGCATTCCGAGTGATCTGCTTTGTGCAGGCGCCGATCGAGCAGGAGATGGGTGTGGACCCGTTTGTGGCCTCGGTGGCCTGGTCCTGGCTCATCGATGCACTGAACGGTCGTGATGCGAAATTTGGCGCGGCGAGCGGTACCGCCACTAAGGTTATTTCTACAGGATTTGGGGAGCTTGCCGCCCAGGGCGATGGATCTCAACTGGAGCTTCGCGCGTCCTGGTCGCCACACGAATCCCGCCTCGACGCCCACGTCGAGGGCTGGGGCGAACTACTGTGCATGTTGGCGGGCCTCCCCCCGACCGAAGAAGGGGTCACCATGATCAACAGCCGGAGAAGTGCCCGTGGCTGA
- a CDS encoding HRDC domain-containing protein yields MADRHVITTEKEYRASIDAIIGGVGPIAVDAERASGYRYSQRAYLIQVFRREAGMFLFDPIEIGPMHDLGAAIASEEWILHAASQDLACLREVGMDPLRIFDTELAARLLGLPRVGLGAVVEQFLGIHLAKEHSAADWSTRPLPQSWLEYAALDVELLVDLRDEVAALLDSEEKTEIARQEFDAELHRAPAGPKVDPWRKLAGTPSGRNRQVLAVARELWTARDTLARKRDIAPGRLVPDASLQAAIKANPRTRSQLASLRAFTGRASRSELNTWWAAIERGQAETELPPLRLRTDSLPPIRAWIDKNPEADHRLKVVRPRMIALAEELKMPVENLLTPETLRRLAWNPPAEPGAEGIAEALAEYGARPWQIKAIAQVISQAFVEAPQIEIEDSAAAS; encoded by the coding sequence GTGGCTGATCGCCACGTCATCACGACCGAGAAGGAATACCGGGCGTCGATCGACGCGATCATCGGCGGAGTGGGCCCCATCGCGGTGGATGCCGAGCGCGCCTCGGGCTATCGCTATTCGCAGCGCGCCTACCTGATCCAGGTATTCCGTCGCGAGGCCGGCATGTTCCTCTTTGATCCGATCGAGATCGGCCCGATGCACGACCTCGGTGCCGCGATCGCCTCCGAGGAGTGGATCCTGCACGCCGCCAGCCAGGACCTCGCGTGCCTGCGCGAGGTGGGCATGGACCCCCTCCGAATCTTTGATACCGAGCTGGCCGCGCGCCTGCTGGGCCTGCCGCGCGTGGGTCTGGGCGCCGTGGTTGAGCAGTTCCTCGGCATTCACCTGGCCAAGGAACACTCCGCGGCCGACTGGTCCACGCGCCCCCTCCCCCAGTCCTGGCTGGAATATGCCGCCCTGGACGTGGAGCTGTTGGTGGATCTGCGCGATGAGGTGGCCGCCCTCCTCGACAGCGAGGAGAAGACCGAGATCGCCCGGCAGGAATTTGATGCCGAGCTGCACCGCGCCCCCGCCGGCCCCAAGGTGGACCCGTGGCGCAAGCTGGCCGGAACACCCTCCGGGCGCAACCGGCAGGTTTTGGCCGTGGCCCGCGAGCTGTGGACCGCGCGCGATACCCTCGCCCGCAAGCGGGATATCGCCCCGGGCAGGCTGGTTCCCGATGCCTCGCTCCAGGCCGCCATTAAGGCCAATCCGCGTACCCGCTCCCAGCTGGCCTCGCTGCGCGCCTTCACGGGCCGCGCGAGCCGCTCCGAGCTGAATACCTGGTGGGCCGCGATCGAGCGCGGACAGGCCGAGACCGAGCTGCCTCCCCTGCGCCTGCGCACCGATTCCCTGCCTCCCATCCGCGCCTGGATCGATAAAAACCCCGAGGCCGATCACCGGCTGAAGGTGGTGCGCCCGCGCATGATCGCCCTCGCCGAGGAGCTGAAGATGCCCGTGGAAAACCTGCTCACGCCGGAGACCCTGCGCCGTCTCGCCTGGAATCCCCCGGCCGAGCCCGGGGCCGAGGGCATCGCCGAGGCCCTCGCCGAATACGGCGCGCGGCCGTGGCAGATTAAAGCTATTGCACAGGTAATCTCTCAGGCCTTTGTAGAAGCACCCCAAATCGAGATCGAGGACAGCGCCGCGGCTTCGTAG
- the dxs gene encoding 1-deoxy-D-xylulose-5-phosphate synthase: MTVLETISSPRDLDALSTEQLEQLATEIREFLVEKVSLTGGHLGPNLGVVELTMAIHRVFDSPNDPIIFDTGHQSYVHKLLTGRQDFSHLRERGGLAGYPQRAESEHDIVESSHASSSLSWADGISRAFGMTGQDKRTVVAVVGDGALTGGMTWEALNNMTDDNARRMVIIVNDNGRSYAPTIGGMARFLNDVRTRRSYRNLHRKSERFFNRLGGPGRAFYRGVRGGTHGFLSRASDNEALYSNLDIKYIGPIDGHDLVAMEEALTQAKNYGAPVIVHAITEKGRGYGPALEDKADQFHAVGKIDPTTGMALATSSAQSWTGVFSEALVELGGADERVVAITAAMLRPTGLHRFAERYPERVHDVGIAEQHAVTSAAGLAYGGLHPVVALYATFVNRAFDQILMDVALHRAGVTFVLDRSGVTGPDGPSHHGIWDLSILQVIPGIRLSAPRDAIRLREELAEALAINDAPTVLRYPKGTAIAEIPALRRTADGVDILAEGGRADVLIVTVGTMAEIGLDVAERLRHQGIGATVVDPRWVVPVPASIVDLARDHRLVITIEDGVRVGGIGTRIRQELRRAGVDTAVDELGLPDEFIDHATREQILEDAGLTGQQIARDVVAQVLGSRIPVARPDGDDPHPATSPDLGAIAN, encoded by the coding sequence ATGACCGTTCTAGAGACCATATCGTCGCCGCGCGATCTTGATGCACTCAGCACCGAACAGCTGGAGCAGCTGGCCACCGAGATCCGCGAGTTCCTCGTCGAAAAGGTCTCCCTCACGGGCGGACACCTCGGCCCAAACCTGGGCGTGGTGGAGCTCACCATGGCCATCCACCGGGTATTTGACTCACCCAATGACCCGATCATCTTTGATACCGGGCATCAGTCCTATGTGCATAAGCTGCTCACCGGGCGCCAGGACTTCTCGCATCTGCGCGAGCGCGGCGGCCTCGCCGGCTATCCGCAGCGCGCCGAATCCGAGCACGATATCGTCGAGAGCTCCCACGCATCCAGCTCGCTGAGCTGGGCCGATGGAATCTCCCGCGCCTTTGGGATGACCGGCCAGGATAAGCGCACGGTGGTCGCGGTGGTGGGCGATGGCGCCCTGACCGGCGGCATGACCTGGGAAGCGCTGAATAATATGACGGACGATAACGCCCGTCGCATGGTCATTATCGTGAACGATAATGGCCGTTCCTATGCGCCCACCATCGGCGGTATGGCCCGCTTCCTCAATGACGTGCGTACCCGCCGCTCCTATCGCAATCTGCACCGCAAGAGCGAGCGGTTCTTTAACCGCCTGGGCGGCCCGGGCCGCGCGTTTTATCGTGGTGTGCGCGGGGGAACCCACGGCTTCCTGTCCCGCGCGAGCGATAACGAGGCTCTCTATTCAAACCTCGATATTAAGTACATCGGCCCGATCGATGGCCACGACCTCGTGGCGATGGAGGAGGCGCTGACCCAGGCCAAAAACTATGGCGCTCCGGTGATCGTGCATGCGATCACGGAAAAGGGCCGCGGTTATGGCCCGGCCCTGGAGGATAAGGCCGATCAGTTCCATGCCGTGGGCAAGATTGATCCCACCACGGGCATGGCGCTGGCCACAAGCTCCGCGCAGAGCTGGACAGGCGTATTCAGCGAGGCCCTGGTGGAACTCGGGGGAGCGGATGAGCGGGTTGTGGCCATCACCGCGGCCATGCTGCGCCCCACCGGCCTGCATCGCTTTGCCGAGCGCTATCCGGAACGCGTCCACGATGTGGGTATCGCCGAGCAGCATGCCGTGACCAGCGCGGCCGGTCTGGCCTATGGCGGATTGCATCCCGTCGTGGCGCTCTATGCCACGTTTGTGAACCGTGCGTTTGATCAGATCCTGATGGATGTGGCGCTGCACCGCGCGGGCGTCACGTTTGTGCTGGACCGCTCCGGGGTGACCGGCCCCGACGGGCCCTCGCATCATGGCATCTGGGACCTCTCGATCCTGCAGGTCATCCCCGGCATCCGCCTGTCCGCGCCGCGCGATGCAATTCGCCTGCGTGAGGAACTCGCCGAGGCCCTCGCGATAAACGACGCCCCCACCGTGCTGCGCTATCCCAAGGGCACCGCGATCGCGGAGATCCCCGCGCTGCGCCGCACCGCCGATGGCGTGGATATCCTCGCCGAGGGCGGGCGCGCCGATGTGCTCATCGTCACGGTGGGAACCATGGCGGAAATTGGGCTGGATGTGGCCGAACGGCTGCGGCATCAGGGCATCGGTGCCACGGTGGTGGATCCGCGCTGGGTGGTGCCGGTCCCGGCGAGCATCGTGGACCTGGCCCGGGATCACCGCCTCGTGATCACCATCGAGGATGGCGTGCGCGTGGGTGGCATCGGCACGCGGATCCGCCAGGAGCTGCGCCGCGCCGGGGTGGATACCGCGGTGGATGAGCTGGGCCTGCCCGATGAGTTCATCGATCACGCCACGCGCGAGCAGATCCTCGAGGATGCCGGCCTCACGGGCCAGCAGATCGCGCGCGATGTTGTGGCGCAGGTGCTGGGTAGCCGCATTCCCGTGGCCCGTCCCGATGGCGATGACCCGCATCCTGCCACGAGCCCCGATCTCGGCGCGATCGCCAACTAG
- a CDS encoding sigma factor-like helix-turn-helix DNA-binding protein — MEERSTAAAARILGIPPGTVKSRLHRARTRLCAELADLRRAGPGNAAC; from the coding sequence GTGGAGGAGCGATCAACCGCCGCTGCCGCACGGATACTGGGCATCCCACCCGGCACCGTGAAATCGCGGCTCCACCGCGCGCGCACGCGGCTGTGTGCCGAACTGGCGGACCTGCGCCGGGCCGGCCCGGGCAACGCGGCATGCTGA
- a CDS encoding thiolase family protein: protein MATQKDVFFVDGTRTPFGRAGEKGMYWNTRADDLVVKAMRGLLERNPRVPGDRIDEVAIAATTQQGDQGLTLGRTAALLAGLPTTVPGFAIERMCAGAMTAVSTIGSGVAFGAYDLALAGGVEHMGHHPMGEGADPNPRFLAERLVDPEALNMGITAENLHDRFPALTKERADRFGMRSQQKVAAAYAAGKIQPDLIPVALRSEEGWGLADTDQGLRPETTMEGLATLKTPFRPHGRVTAGNASPLTDGATISLLAGSDAVSELGLSPKMRMVSFAYAGVEPEVMGLGPIPSTEKALRKAGLTIHDIGLFELNEAFAVQVLSFQDHFGIEDDDPRVNPWGGAIAFGHPLAASGVRLMIQLAAQFAENPGVRFGLTAMCVGLGQGGTIIWENPNWNGKK from the coding sequence GTGGCCACGCAAAAAGACGTGTTTTTCGTCGACGGAACCCGTACCCCGTTCGGTCGTGCCGGCGAAAAAGGCATGTACTGGAACACCCGAGCAGACGACCTCGTAGTCAAGGCGATGAGGGGGCTGCTGGAGAGAAATCCGCGCGTCCCCGGCGATCGCATCGATGAGGTGGCGATTGCCGCGACCACCCAGCAGGGCGATCAGGGGCTCACCCTGGGCCGCACCGCCGCGCTCCTCGCGGGCCTGCCCACCACCGTTCCGGGCTTTGCCATCGAACGCATGTGTGCCGGCGCCATGACCGCCGTGAGCACCATCGGCTCGGGCGTGGCCTTTGGCGCCTATGATCTTGCGCTGGCCGGCGGCGTGGAGCACATGGGCCACCACCCGATGGGCGAGGGTGCCGATCCCAATCCGCGTTTCCTCGCCGAGCGCCTGGTGGACCCCGAGGCCCTAAACATGGGCATCACCGCGGAAAACCTGCACGACCGCTTCCCCGCCCTCACCAAGGAGCGCGCCGATCGCTTTGGTATGCGCAGCCAGCAGAAGGTGGCAGCGGCCTATGCCGCGGGCAAGATTCAGCCCGACCTGATCCCCGTGGCGCTGCGCAGCGAGGAGGGCTGGGGCCTGGCCGATACCGATCAGGGCCTGCGCCCCGAGACCACCATGGAGGGCCTTGCCACCCTAAAGACCCCGTTCCGTCCGCACGGCCGGGTCACCGCGGGTAATGCCTCGCCGCTCACCGATGGCGCCACGATCAGCCTGCTCGCGGGCTCCGATGCGGTATCCGAGCTGGGCCTGAGCCCCAAGATGCGCATGGTGAGCTTTGCCTATGCCGGCGTGGAGCCCGAGGTAATGGGCCTGGGGCCCATCCCGTCCACCGAGAAGGCGCTGCGCAAGGCCGGCCTGACCATTCACGATATTGGGCTTTTTGAGCTCAACGAGGCCTTCGCGGTGCAGGTGCTCAGCTTCCAGGACCACTTTGGCATCGAGGACGACGACCCGCGGGTCAACCCCTGGGGCGGCGCCATCGCGTTTGGCCACCCCCTCGCGGCCTCCGGCGTGCGGCTCATGATCCAGCTGGCCGCACAGTTCGCCGAGAACCCCGGCGTGCGCTTTGGCCTCACGGCCATGTGCGTGGGCCTGGGCCAGGGCGGCACCATCATCTGGGAGAACCCCAACTGGAACGGAAAGAAGTAG